The following coding sequences are from one Plasmodium gaboni strain SY75 chromosome 10, whole genome shotgun sequence window:
- a CDS encoding cell division cycle protein 20-like protein gives MDNIFIKSAIIEDYYNIENFFLHIDNELHLTDLPLPCDYNSYGHFYLSNEEINKIICSEQNRFEKYNLENEEKISSYIYETRYSRYNKYNIKMDEYTLRRNNDFKKKNVYDNTSHHNINSIINYKKSDVNKKSNSNKYFDDDNNIFIFNMYKKKMEEKKNIERYNPIKDDNIYRNILFEHSQKNIMLREKYMSKNVIAMNNPYGTHFFTYPSYILNNNKKEKRKIPNMPYRILSAPELIDDFYLNLLDWSKKNIIATALSDKLYLWNNNTCTSQKLFVANKMDKDIEKNDKGEDKRRNKYKNKKRKNEKSNNDKNNDKCELIETIKPLEKIKPQKTISSLKWNNINGNFLATGLSNGVVEIWDVEKSVRIRKYKNHKLRVNTLCWNHNILTSGGRDNKIINSDIRSKEIYYIELTKHKSEICGLEWNTDGTYLASGSNDNSIYIWDKYTNKYLFHFLKHKAAVKAISWCPYKNHILASGGGSVDKKIFLWNIKNGKSINEIYTKSQVSNIIWSINTREIISTHSNSLNQIILWNLPQLKKVTTLKGHKLRVLHAALSPDGTSIATGSPDQTIRLWNIFPKYGDKNISLFFPISNCYNTVR, from the coding sequence atggataatatttttataaagtCAGCTATTATAGAAGACTACTACAATATAgagaatttttttttacatatagATAATGAATTACACTTGACGGATTTACCCTTGCCTTGTGATTATAATTCATATGGACACTTTTATTTGTCAAATGAAGagataaataaaattatttgttCAGAACAGAATAGATTTgagaaatataatttagaaaatgaagaaaaaattagcagttatatttatgaaacTAGATATAGtagatataataaatataacataaaaatggatgaatatacattaagaagaaataatgattttaaaaagaaaaatgtaTATGATAATACAAGTCATCATAACATTAATagtataataaattataaaaaaagtgatgtaaataaaaaatcaaacagtaacaaatattttgatgatgataataatatttttatatttaatatgtataaaaaaaagatggaagaaaaaaaaaatatagaaagATATAATCCAATTaaagatgataatatatatagaaatatcCTTTTTGAACATTCTcagaaaaatataatgttaAGAGAAAAGTATATGTCAAAAAATGTGATAGCAATGAATAATCCATATGGTACCcatttttttacatatccttcttatattttaaataataataaaaaggagaaaagaaaaattcCTAATATGCCATATCGTATATTATCTGCTCCTGAACTTATAGatgatttttatttaaatttattagattggtccaaaaaaaatattatcgCAACTGCATTAAGtgataaattatatttgtgGAATAATAATACCTGTACAAGTCAGAAACTATTTGTAGCAAACAAAATGGATAAagatatagaaaaaaacGATAAGGGAGAAgataaaagaagaaataaatataagaataaaaaaagaaaaaatgaaaaatcaaataatgataaaaataatgacAAATGTGAATTGATTGAAACTATAAAACCATTAGAAAAAATCAAACCCCAAAAAACCATAAGTTCTTTAAAATGGAATAATATCAATGGGAATTTTTTGGCAACTGGTTTATCAAACGGTGTTGTAGAAATATGGGATGTCGAGAAAAGTGTAAgaataagaaaatataaaaatcatAAATTAAGAGTTAATACGTTATGTTGgaatcataatatattaacatcTGGTGGTCgagataataaaattataaatagTGATATTAGAAGTAAAgaaatttattatattgaaTTAACAAAACATAAATCTGAAATATGTGGATTAGAATGGAATACAGATGGAACATATTTAGCATCAGGAAGTAATGAtaatagtatatatatatgggataaatatacaaataaatatctATTTCATTTTCTAAAACATAAAGCAGCAGTTAAAGCAATCTCTTGGTGTCCATATAAAAATCATATTTTAGCTAGTGGAGGAGGTTCAgttgataaaaaaattttcttatggaatataaaaaatggaaaatCTATAAATGAAATCTATACAAAATCTCAAGTATCTAATATTATCTGGTCAATAAATACTAGAGAAATTATATCAACTCATAGTAATTCATTAAATCAAATTATCTTGTGGAATCTACCACAACTTAAAAAAGTTACTACATTAAAAGGTCATAAATTAAGAGTACTACATGCAGCCTTAAGTCCTGATGGTACTTCTATAGCAACAGGTTCACCTGATCAAACCATAAGACTATGGAATATTTTCCCAAAATATGGAGACAAAAACATTTCTCTCTTTTTTCCCATATCAAATTGTTACAACACGGttagataa